A window from Tissierellales bacterium encodes these proteins:
- a CDS encoding ABC transporter permease → MLRYLVKRICMIIPVLVVVLLVSFAITHIMPGDPVRMMLGDFANETQIAEMNKTLGFDKPIAVQFKTWIDNVIRGDLGESIFLHEKVTKVIVSRLEPTIILAILGEIIGILIGVPLGILAAIKHRTWVDQSAIGVSLFGVSVPSFWLSLMLMLLFGVKLNWLPVYGYQSFSEVGIGCIKYLILPAVTIGVMQSGLIARMTRSSMLEILKQDYIRTARLKGVPNRLVLFKHCLKNAMPPVMTIIGFSIAVLLGGTWVVETVFNIPGTGALAMSAILKRDYPVIQGCMMFTAFIYLGVNLIIDISYAFLNPRVRVE, encoded by the coding sequence GTGCTTAGGTATTTAGTAAAGAGGATTTGTATGATTATTCCAGTTTTGGTTGTGGTACTTCTAGTTTCTTTTGCCATAACCCACATCATGCCTGGAGATCCAGTGAGAATGATGCTTGGAGATTTTGCCAATGAAACACAGATAGCAGAGATGAATAAAACGCTCGGTTTTGATAAGCCTATTGCGGTTCAGTTCAAGACATGGATTGACAATGTTATTAGAGGAGACTTAGGAGAGTCTATTTTTTTGCACGAAAAGGTTACAAAAGTTATTGTATCTAGGTTAGAGCCAACGATAATACTTGCTATTTTAGGAGAAATAATAGGTATATTGATTGGAGTACCGCTTGGGATATTAGCAGCGATAAAACATAGAACATGGGTAGACCAAAGTGCTATAGGAGTGTCGTTATTTGGAGTTTCAGTTCCAAGTTTTTGGCTATCACTTATGCTAATGCTACTATTTGGAGTGAAGCTTAATTGGCTACCTGTATATGGATACCAGTCATTTTCAGAAGTAGGCATAGGATGTATCAAGTACTTGATATTACCTGCTGTGACGATAGGTGTCATGCAAAGTGGACTTATAGCAAGAATGACTAGAAGCTCTATGCTTGAGATACTAAAGCAGGACTATATAAGGACGGCAAGGTTAAAGGGAGTGCCTAATAGATTAGTTCTTTTCAAGCATTGTCTAAAAAATGCTATGCCACCAGTTATGACTATAATTGGATTTAGTATAGCTGTTTTACTTGGGGGAACTTGGGTTGTAGAGACAGTTTTTAACATACCAGGAACAGGTGCACTTGCTATGAGCGCTATACTAAAAAGGGACTACCCGGTTATACAGGGATGCATGATGTTTACTGCTTTTATATATCTTGGAGTAAATTTGATAATAGATATAAGCTATGCATTTTTAAACCCTAGAGTAAGAGTAGAGTAA
- a CDS encoding ABC transporter permease, which translates to MKLKSNARRNKIHPYIITGGILFGAVLLVAIFASHLAPYDPLMMEGKDRLLKPSMDHFMGTDNFGRDIMSRVFYGARVSIEIGFIVTILSTFIGGFVGLVAGSIKWLDNILMRILDGLLAFPGIIIAIILSAISGAGKGNIILALSFAYFPTMARVLRASVLVVKEQDYVESAIAIGAKKPYILIKYILANSLAPMLVQMTFIFALAILDEAALSFLGVGIEPPAPSLGGMITEARTFMSVAPWQIFFPGIAIVISVLGLNLIGDGLRDVLDPRLKQSRG; encoded by the coding sequence ATGAAATTGAAATCGAATGCAAGGAGAAACAAAATTCATCCTTATATCATAACAGGTGGAATATTATTTGGAGCAGTGCTTTTAGTAGCGATATTTGCTTCGCATTTAGCACCATATGACCCACTTATGATGGAAGGAAAGGACAGATTGCTAAAGCCTTCTATGGATCATTTTATGGGAACGGATAACTTTGGACGAGATATCATGAGTAGGGTGTTCTATGGAGCTAGAGTATCTATAGAAATTGGGTTTATAGTGACTATACTAAGTACGTTTATAGGTGGTTTTGTAGGATTAGTAGCTGGAAGTATTAAATGGCTGGATAATATTTTGATGAGAATACTAGATGGTCTTTTGGCATTTCCAGGAATTATAATAGCGATAATACTATCAGCTATATCCGGAGCTGGAAAGGGAAATATAATACTTGCACTGTCATTTGCTTATTTTCCAACAATGGCGAGAGTACTTAGAGCGAGCGTATTGGTAGTGAAAGAGCAGGATTATGTTGAGTCGGCAATCGCAATAGGAGCGAAGAAGCCATATATTTTGATTAAGTATATATTAGCAAACTCACTTGCACCTATGCTCGTTCAGATGACATTTATATTTGCACTTGCGATACTAGATGAAGCAGCACTTAGCTTTTTGGGAGTGGGAATAGAACCACCAGCACCTAGTTTGGGCGGAATGATAACAGAAGCTAGGACGTTTATGAGTGTAGCGCCTTGGCAAATATTTTTTCCTGGTATTGCTATAGTGATATCTGTACTTGGGCTAAATCTCATAGGAGATGGACTTAGAGATGTATTAGACCCTAGATTGAAACAGAGCAGAGGATAG